One Solea solea chromosome 5, fSolSol10.1, whole genome shotgun sequence genomic window carries:
- the ankrd11 gene encoding ankyrin repeat domain-containing protein 11 isoform X2 — protein MPKGGGSKTPQLDHFPLNTDMVEKQGGKKDKVLSNKTPKLDRSDGVKEMKEKAPKRKLPFTTGANGDQKDSDSEKPGPERKRIKKEPTNTRKAGLPFGMGMPGIRAGYPLSERQQVALLMQMTAEESVNSPDTTPKHQSQSSMGQKGTPNSASKTKDKVNKRNERGETRLHRAAIRGEVRRIKELISEGADVNVKDFAGWTALHEACNRGYYDVAKQLLAAGAEVNTKGLDDDTPLHDASNNGHFKVVKLLLRYGGDPCQSNRRGETPLKVANSPTMLNLLLGKGTYTSSEESSSESSEEEDAPSFAPSSSVDGNNTDSEFEKGLKLKGKPIEPPKSAVTPVKDEYEFDEDDEEERVPPVDDKHLLKKDFRKDQIAKAANSANSLISIPKMEVKTYSKSNSLTPKKTVRRIISDSNSSDEDDRTLCFTPAPTPRQQAQQTNTKARDSGSMSSKQQKDKNKVKKKRKKESKNNASKEVRFGKINDKFCTSDSDCGDMESEDDKGSNSMKDSSAASLKESSGFNASSSSSHGNLNSQKQAQSLAEQHPKQWRTDGWKTVSSPTWSDVSSLSDSVRTRLSSESDYSSADSSVESIKQVKRKAQESKKKNNNVHSNAVDKKNSELFKNSSVDSAVSKTDVDGKVLKKHKVKHKHKNKEKDKAPSLVLNQDMNEKFVKSYSFDFDDSRQKSLIVESESPAESKVKLSKHDKDHSKKEDRILKSKSEEKDWSSGKDQHRTTKEEKNKKTKDSTKDKASKEEREKPAKSEKERNLKEKEKPKEDKQKAHKEEKKKKSKEKSSSKADRKSEQKEEKHLKVDKEKNTKEEKEKSKKDKAQKDDADYESYDVNNRFLNLEDTKLSASDDHHDRWGSEMSSDSSLYEDSWDAPIKEYKEYKANNSVKLIVETVKEETRRKENKVKDKKSDHSEKRSEKEATSRKKDKDSSEKTNEKKKDWSEKQKLNSSHSVEKEKKRKESTDGVKDKKDKDSLDSSRDRKDSHESLKERKDIKIKQESTRDEYGNDAFFKDIDASKSCDIRERNHSGKEKEKKGEGTEKREKIKADKHKDKTKDRGVDQEKEKSEKSSTEKLAKEKDTDRATKDKKEGAKDKHKESHGKDKDRKMSSELTKDKKEKCSQDKHADREKDFLEIKKEERKPEKIREKTWYKIADIFTDESDDDDDSYNSGVLVSDSVRKDSTPDQDELDHFPSEKSRKSSLEAKHNTEKAKDKEHKEKKKEKATFDTGKERKGSLEKHNKDKKDCVDAKHKERKDRVSVDSNQDKKNKQKLLDKRDTSEEKTKSKYKDKLDHSKERKPSKGSGENEKSLLEKLEEEAMNDYKDDSNDKNSEISSDSFTDRGHEPVLTSSYYESISLADVSEDRRDSLSISTPQDKFREKERHRHSSSSSSKKSHDKDKEKVKKEKGDKRDKTEEIRESYSRRESLPFEKEAMPLEADPYTFPYGGKGDGEDDFEKTLEFEKEMSKKDKDKGSGVISDRMKDKKKKEKHKEKIKEEKNKYLDGFGSFKHSKEDIKSGLKDSPQITVLKDRSKEDSPKFEMKKERNRDTLDKDNRMDQIKSKTKDENEKLSQSKDTGRKDNRPREKLLVDDDYQMTSFGQMLSLKDQEIEEKHKRHKERMKQMEKLRPKSGDPKLKDKTKSTEEVRKNRSELSSKKSNSLESGLKEKKLKDVGLPPQMMSPGRKFQPPDSQNSKDWLGSHQMKEHLPASPRPDQNRPTGVPTPTSVISCPSFEEVMQTPRTPSCSAEDYPDIMLDGLDCQNSSAMTMSMNACSPSFFERYSNPQSFQEGTCPTPAKNLQLPLVSRSASSDVRRPLEDEFKAEADKFLRQQQTDPEVDFDPSSSQTLEDKSATIDRLECLSTHYFSPIGMLSPRLEPAHQTPDVAAPALTGPEGNEHLPESVYSYLPKPSTPVHRPDPQEPCFDIAAPPTPAPAALPPLDIDDISEPHHSEPNLVLSDLPSVTEEQEQEQEQEQEDEDYEEEEEDEEDEEEEEEEEDEEEGDMDERDDGDHCVVEEPEQTRDPCPFSPQVEDPLRKSWPAESPDRHDSEVHQLSPTQTGPNQGEDCYEHSMGWNPDMDLKSPNRTYGEIEAAVSKITSPYSHSDSDMQHSVHPSITPPYATWNRWPKEDPEDFDEQKEAVADIPSSPERHDTTMDVEPNYLNTSSSSNRLESFFQECNKPSIDDSHQIDTEPTCVEPDNRQTPHSFSDTTEGHMVPPVGPEPVVPWADPFSADADELDDLGPFSLPDLPLPDKSEEAEPRDPEPVEHTKIVPSHIRHSITDREDPDIMEVDLPSLAKTPCPAADLSLGEPTGQDLVVPTPHDNFQQDLDVEPQSVPVNSALSLIQQQERQEPYGGPDELESNILYSSVKSDASQQHHIQVHSFTESLQLPLDSVSTLKPEVRQEEMPEPAAEPMPCSPLPQPPVAVNLPSTVELPDTQETTSKLTPVTLTTVSTIIDIPKKVDEIPQRITRNRAKNNPPTVVVPSTSSIITSSVTATPVTTSPTASITLNPTRTPTPTSGSSFSTLKKDKESVLHISSTATNTVSAVSVPASVTTSATVVLSRTTKGRPLQVDDDESQTQHPRKRKFARSAGQHVQVQLVNTAMQQTREMIQQTLAVVVNAIKLDDIEPYHSDRSNPYFEYLQIRKKIEEKRKILCYITPQAPQCYAEYVTYTGSYLLDGKPLSKLHIPVIAPPPSLSEPLKELFRQQEAVRGKLRLQHSIEREKLIVSCEQEVLRVHCRAARTIANQAVPFSACTMLLDSEVYNMPSESQGDENKSVRDRFNARQFISWIQDVDDKYDRMKTCLLMRQQHEAAALNAVQRMEWQLKVQELDPAVHKSLCVNEVPSFYVPMVDVNDDFVLLPA, from the exons AGAAACCAGGTCCAGAACGGAAGCGCATTAAAAAGGAGCCCACCAACACTCGGAAGGCGGGCTTGCCGTTTGGGATGGGGATGCCAGGGATCCGGGCCGGGTACCCCCTCTCTGAACGGCAGCAGGTGGCCTTGCTCATGCAAATGACAGCTGAGGAGTCCGTCAACAGTCCAG ATACAACACCAAAGCATCAGTCACAGTCCAGTATGGGTCAGAAGGGAACACCAAACTCTGCATCTAAAACCAAAGACAAAGTAAATAAACGaaatgagagaggagagactCGGCTGCACAGAGCAGCGATCCGTGGAGAGGTACGCCGCATCAAGGAGCTCATCAGCGAGGGAGCTGATGTGAATGTAAAAGACTTTGCAG GCTGGACTGCATTGCATGAAGCGTGCAATAGGGGGTATTATGATGTGGCCAAGCAGCTGCTGGCAGCCGGGGCAGAGGTCAACACCAAGGGTCTGGATGATGACACCCCTTTACACGATGCATCCAATAATGGACAtttcaag GTGGTTAAGCTGCTGTTGCGGTATGGAGGGGACCCATGTCAAAGCAACAGGAGAGGTGAAACACCACTGAAGGTTGCCAACTCTCCAACGATGTTAAATCTGTTGCTGGGGAAAGGCACTTACACTTCAAGTGAAGAAAGTTCATCAG AATCTTCAGAGGAAGAAGATGCCCCCTCATTTGCACCGTCCAGCTCTGTCGATGGCAATAACACAGACTCAGAGTTTGAGAAAGGCCTGAAATTGAAAGGGAAACCCATAGAGCCTCCTAAATCTGCTGTCACACCAGTCAAAGACGAATACGAATTTGACGAGGACGATGAGGAGGAACGTGTCCCCCCTGTGGACGATAAACACCTTTTGAAAAAGGATTTCCGTAAGGACCAGATCGCCAAGGCCGCTAACAGCGCCAACAGCTTAATCTCCATACCCAAGATGGAGGTCAAAACTTATTCCAAAAGCAACTCGCTCACACCAAAGAAAACTGTCAGGCGGATCATCTCTGACAGTAACAGTTCAGATGAGGATGACAGGACATTGTGTTTCACGCCAGCACCAACACCACGGCAACAAGCCCAGCAAACAAATACCAAGGCTAGAGACTCTGGCAGCATGAGCTCTAAACAACAGAAagacaagaataaagtcaagAAGAAGCGGAAGAAGGAGAGCAAAAATAACGCCAGTAAAGAAGTCCGGTTTGGTAAAATCAACGACAAATTTTGTACATCGGATTCTGATTGTGGGGATATGGAGAGTGAGGACGACAAGGGCTCAAATAGTATGAAGGACTCTTCTGCAGCAAGCCTGAAAGAATCCTCCGGCTTTAacgcatcctcctcctcttcccatGGTAACTTGAACTCTCAGAAACAAGCTCAGTCATTAGCAGAACAGCATCCAAAGCAGTGGAGGACAGATGGATGGAAGACGGTGTCATCTCCTACATGGTCAGATGTCAGTTCTCTCTCAGATTCAGTCAGAACAAGACTCTCCAGTGAGTCTGACTACTCCTCCGCTGATTCCAGTGTAGAGTCAATAAAACAAGTTAAGAGGAAAGCACAGGAGAgcaaaaagaagaacaacaatGTGCACAGTAACGCTGTAGACAAGAAAAATTCTGAGCTCTTCAAAAACTCCAGTGTGGACAGTGCCGTGTCCAAAACTGATGTCGATGGCAAAGTGCTGAAGAAGCACAAAGTGAAGCATaagcacaaaaataaagaaaaggacAAGGCTCCGAGTCTAGTGCTTAATCAGGACATGAATGAGAAATTTGTGAAAAGTTATTCCTTTGATTTTGATGACTCAAGACAGAAGTCCCTAATCGTTGAGTCCGAATCACCGGCTGAGAGCAAAGTCAAGTTGTCCAAACACGATAAAGACCATTCAAAAAAGGAGGACAGGATATTGAAGAGTAAGTCAGAAGAGAAGGATTGGTCATCTGGTAAAGATCAGCATCGAACaacaaaggaggagaaaaataagaaaacaaaggacTCCACTAAGGATAAAGCAAgcaaggaggagagggagaagcctGCAAAAtctgaaaaggaaagaaatcttaaagagaaagagaagccCAAGGAGGATAAACAAAAAGCTcacaaagaggagaagaagaaaaagtccAAAGAGAAGTCATCCTCAAAGGCAGACAGGAAAAGTgagcagaaagaggaaaaacatctTAAGgtagacaaagagaaaaacaccaaggaggagaaagaaaaaagtaaaaaagacaaGGCACAGAAAGACGACGCTGACTATGAAAGTTATGACGTCAACAACCGTTTCCTCAATCTGGAGGACACGAAGCTCAGTGCCTCGGATGACCACCATGACAGATGGGGCTCTGAGATGTCGTCTGACTCCTCCCTCTATGAAGATAGTTGGGATGCTCCCATTAAAGAGTACAAGGAATACAAAGCCAACAACTCCGTTAAACTGATTGTTGAGACTGTTAAAGAAGAGACACGCAGAAAAGAGAACAAAGTCAAGGACAAGAAGTCGGATCACAGTGAGAAAAGATCAGAGAAAGAGGCCACttcaagaaagaaagacaaagactcctcagaaaagacaaatgaaaagaaaaaagactggtcagaaaaacaaaaactgaactcAAGTCACTcagttgaaaaagaaaagaagcggAAGGAGTCCACTGACGgagtcaaagacaaaaaagacaaggaTTCTCTGGACAGCAGTCGAGACCGCAAAGACTCGCATGAGTccttaaaagaaagaaaggacatCAAAATCAAGCAGGAATCTACAAGAGACGAGTATGGCAATGATGCTTTCTTCAAAGACATTGATGCCAGCAAGTCCTGTGATATCAGAGAAAGAAACCACTCtggaaaggagaaagaaaagaaaggcgAGGGAacagaaaagagggaaaagatAAAAGCAGACaagcacaaagacaaaacaaaagacagaggagTTGatcaggagaaggagaagagcgAGAAAAGCTCCACAGAAAAACTTGCTAAGGAAAAGGACACGGACCGGGCTACCAAAGACAAGAAGGAGGGAGCCAAAGACAAACATAAAGAGTCTCATGGCAAAGACAAAGATCGAAAGATGTCTTCAGAACTGACCAAggataagaaagaaaaatgctcCCAGGACAAACATGCAGACAGGGAGAAAGATTTCTTGGAGataaagaaagaggaaagaaaacccGAGAAAATCCGGGAGAAAACATGGTACAAGATAGCTGACATATTCACTGATGAaagtgatgacgatgatgacagCTACAATAGTGGTGTCCTCGTGTCTGACTCCGTCCGAAAAGACTCAACACCTGATCAGGATGAGCTGGATCACTTCCCCTctgaaaaaagtagaaaatcttCCTTGGAGGCTAAACATAACACAGAAAAGGCAAAAGacaaagaacacaaagaaaagaagaaagaaaaggccACATTTGACACAGGTAAAGAGAGGAAAGGCTCCCTcgagaaacacaacaaagacaagaaGGACTGTGTAGATGCAAAACAtaaggaaagaaaagacaggGTGTCAGTGGACTCAAAccaagacaagaaaaacaagcagaagCTGCTGGACAAAAGGGACACCAgtgaggaaaagacaaaaagtaaatataaagaCAAGCTGGACCAttctaaagaaagaaaaccttCAAAAGGCAGTGGTGAGAATGAAAAGTCTCTTTTGGAAAAATTAGAAGAGGAAGCTATGAATGACTACAAGGACGACTCCAATGACAAGAACAGTGAAATCTCTTCAGATAGTTTCACCGACAGAGGTCACGAGCCAGTCCTCACTAGTAGTTACTATGAATCCATCAGTCTGGCTGATGTGTCCGAGGACAGGAGAGACTCTTTGTCCATATCTACGCCCCAGGACAAGTTCCGAGAGAAGGAAAGGCATCGgcattcatcttcatcttcgtCTAAGAAAAGCCATGACAAGGATAAAGAAAAGGTcaagaaagaaaagggagatAAACGTGACAAGACAGAGGAGATCAGAGAGTCCTACAGCCGCAGAGAGAGCCTACCTTTTGAGAAAGAGGCCATGCCCCTAGAAGCTGACCCTTACACATTTCCATATGGAGGTAAGGGAGATGGAGAAGATGACTTTGAGAAAACACTggaatttgaaaaagaaatgtccaaaaaggacaaagacaaaggatcTGGTGTCATCAGTGACAGAATgaaggacaaaaagaaaaaggagaaacataAGGAAAAAATTAAGGAGGAGAAGAATAAGTACCTTGATGGTTTTGGGTCATTTAAACACTCCAAAGAGGATATCAAATCAGGATTGAAAGACAGCCCGCAGATCACCGTCCTGAAAGACAGGTCAAAAGAAGACAGTCCtaaatttgaaatgaagaaagagagaaatcGGGACACATTGGACAAAGATAACCGAATGGATCAAATTAAATCTAAGACCaaggatgaaaatgaaaagctcTCTCAGTCCAAAGACACAGGTCGGAAAGATAATCGTCCACGTGAAAAACTGCTAGTGGATGATGATTATCAAATGACAAGTTTTGGCCAGATGTTGAGTCTAAAGGACCAGGAGATTGAAGAGaaacacaagagacacaaagaAAGGATGAAGCAGATGGAGAAACTGAGACCCAAGTCAGGGGACCCAAAACTTAAAGACAAAACCAAGTCCACAGAGGAAGTCAGAAAAAACCGCAGTGAGCTATCTTCAAAGAAATCCAACAGTCTTGAATCTGGTCTTAAAGAGAAGAAGCTGAAGGATGTGGGTCTCCCTCCCCAAATGATGTCCCCAGGCAGGAAGTTCCAGCCTCCAGAcagtcaaaactcaaaagactGGCTTGGTAGCCATCAAATGAAGGAGCATCTCCCTGCCTCTCCTAGGCCAGATCAGAACAGGCCAACTGGTGTTCCCACACCAACGTCTGTCATCTCCTGTCCCAGTTTTGAAGAAGTAATGCAGACTCCTCGAACCCCATCTTGCAGTGCAGAGGATTACCCTGATATTATGTTGGATGGGTTGGACTGTCAGAACTCATCAGCTATGACAATGTCAATGAATGCTTGTTCCCCATCCTTCTTTGAAAG GTACTCTAATCCCCAGAGCTTCCAGGAAGGCACCTGCCCTACCCCTGCGAAGAACCTCCAGCTGCCACTTGTCAGTCGTTCTGCATCCTCAGATGTCCGCCGGCCCCTGGAGGATGAGTTCAAGGCTGAAGCTGACAAATTCCTTCGACAGCAGCAAACTGATCCAGAGGTGGACTTTGATCCATCATCCTCCCAAACTCTAGAGGACAAATCAGCAACAATAGATAGGCTAGAGTGCCTGTCAACTCACTACTTTTCTCCAATCGGTATGTTGTCCCCCCGGCTGGAGCCAGCACACCAAACACCGGATGTGGCAGCACCAGCTCTTACTGGCCCTGAGGGTAATGAGCACCTTCCTGAAAGTGTATACAGTTACTTGCCCAAACCTTCCACTCCAGTTCATAGGCCAGACCCTCAGGAGCCCTGCTTTGACATTGCTGCACCACCAACGCCAGCTCCTGCGGCCTTGCCACCACTGGACATCGATGACATCTCAGAGCCTCATCATAGTGAACCTAACCTGGTCCTGTCAGATCTTCCTTCTGTCACAgaagagcaggagcaggagcaggaacaggaacaggaagacGAGGACTacgaagaagaggaggaagatgaagaagacgaagaagaagaagaagaagaagaagatgaagaagagggtGATATGGATGAGAGAGATGATGGAGACCATTGTGTAGTTGAGGAGCCCGAGCAAACAAGGGACCCATGTCCCTTCTCCCCTCAGGTTGAGGACCCCCTGAGAAAGAGCTGGCCTGCTGAGTCTCCAGACAGGCACGATTCAGAGGTCCATCAGCTCTCCCCAACCCAAACTGGACCTAACCAAGGAGAGGACTGCTATGAACACAGCATGGGTTGGAACCCTGATATGGACCTCAAATCACCCAACCGGACGTATGGGGAAATAGAAGCTGCCGTCTCTAAAATCACCAGTCCTTATTCACATTCAGACAGTGACATGCAGCACTCTGTACACCCTTCTATCACTCCCCCATATGCTACCTGGAATAGGTGGCCCAAAGAGGACCCAGAAGACTTTGATGAGCAAAAGGAGGCTGTGGCTGACATCCCTTCCTCTCCAGAGAGGCATGACACAACTATGGATGTGGAACCCAACTATTTAAACACCTCATCCTCCTCCAATAGACTGGAGTCATTCTTTCAGGAATGCAACAAACCTAGTATAGATGATAGTCACCAGATTGACACAGAGCCAACATGTGTTGAACCAGACAACAGACAGACCCCACACAGTTTCAGTGATACCACTGAGGGTCACATGGTTCCACCGGTTGGCCCCGAGCCTGTGGTGCCCTGGGCAGACCCATTCTCGGCTGATGCAGATGAACTGGATGACCTGGGACCATTTTCTTTGCCAGACCTACCACTACCAGACAAGTCAGAAGAAGCTGAGCCTCGAGACCCTGAACCAGTGGAACATACCAAAATTGTGCCGAGCCACATCAGACATAGCATAACTGACAGAGAAGACCCAGATATCATGGAGGTTGACCTTCCAAGCCTGGCTAAGACACCATGCCCTGCTGCAGACCTAAGTTTGGGAGAGCCCACTGGACAAGATTTAGTTGTACCAACACCACATGACAACTTCCAGCAAGACTTGGATGTTGAGCCCCAGAGTGTACCAGTTAACAGTGCTCTGTCTCTTATTCAACAACAGGAAAGGCAAGAACCTTATGGAGGACCCGATGAGTTGGAGTCCAATATATTGTATTCCTCAGTGAAATCAGATGCCAGTCAGCAACATCACATACAGGTCCACTCCTTCACTGAATCACTGCAGTTACCCCTGGACTCAGTGTCTACTCTCAAGCCAGAGGTGAGACAGGAGGAGATGCCTGAGCCTGCAGCAGAACCTATGCCATGCAGTCCTCTTCCTCAGCCCCCAGTGGCAGTCAACCTTCCTAGCACAGTGGAACTACCAGACACTCAGGAGACCACGTCCAAGCTAACCCCAGTAACCCTGACCACCGTATCCACCATTATAGATATCCCTAAGAAGGTAGATGAAATCCCACAAAGAATAACCCGCAATCGCGCCAAGAACAATCCCCCTACTGTTGTTGTCCCTTCTACCTCTAGCATAATAACCTCATCTGTCACTGCCACCCCTGTTACCACCAGTCCAACAGCAAGCATCACCCTGAATCCTACGAGAACCCCAACACCCACCTCAGGCTCTTCCTTCTCAACTCTGAAGAAGGACAAAGAGTCTGTGCTTCACATCTCCTCTACTGCAACAAATACAGTCTCCGCAGTTTCTGTACCTGCTTCTGTGACGACGTCTGCAACAGTGGTTCTCAGTAGGACGACAAAAGGACGCCCTCTCCAAGTGGATGATGACGAGTCTCAGACCCAGCACCCACGGAAGAGGAAATTTGCTCGTTCTGCTGGGCAGCACGTCCAGGTCCAGCTGGTTAACACGGCAATGCAGCAGACAAGAGAAATGATTCAGCAGACTTTGGCCGTAGTGGTAAATGCCATCAAGCTGGACGATATCGAGCCCTACCACAGTGACCGTTCAAACCCTTACTTTGAGTACCTGCAGATCAGGAAGAAGAttgaggaaaagagaaagattTTGTGTTACATCACCCCGCAGGCCCCTCAGTGCTAtgctgaatatgtgacctacacGGGCTCTTACCTGCTGGATGGAAAGCCCCTCAGCAAACTTCACATCCCTGTG ATTGCACCGCCTCCGTCGCTGTCGGAACCTCTGAAGGAACTCTTCAGGCAACAGGAGGCAGTAAGAGGGAAGCTCAGGTTGCAGCACAGCATAGAACGG GAGAAGCTGATTGTTTCCTGCGAGCAGGAGGTTCTGAGGGTCCACTGCAGAGCAGCGAGGACAATAGCCAATCAGGCTGTTCCATTCAGCGCCTGCACCATGCTTTTGGACTCTGAAGTGTACAATATGCCATCAGAGAGCCAG GGTGATGAGAACAAATCTGTGAGAGACCGCTTCAATGCTCGTCAGTTCATTTCTTGGATTCAGGATGTGGATGACAAATATGACCGCATGAAG ACATGTTTGTTGATGCGGCAGCAGCACGAGGCAGCCGCCCTCAACGCAGTGCAAAGGATGGAGTGGCAGTTGAAGGTCCAAGAGCTGGACCCAGCGGTGCACAAGTCCCTCTGTGTCAACGAAGTGCCGTCCTTCTATGTGCCAATGGTCGATGTCAATGACGACTTTGTCCTTCTGCCTGCGTGA